Genomic window (Marinobacter fonticola):
GGTCCCGCCTACGGGCTGAGTTCCAGGCACCCCTGTGTACGGTGGACCGGGAGGACATGGCCTGGAAGATCACCCTGCAGCGTGGAACGGAAGCCGTGAGTATGCCGGTGATTCCTACATTTCAGACAGTTCCCGCTTCCTAACCCGTTTTTCGAGCACACCACCGCAAGAGCAGCTTTATTCCGGTAACGTGATCCCTGTCATCGACCCGGTAGCGATGCATATCACTGTCGTTAAATCGTCGTGATAAACTGCTGCGGAAATGAGTTTCATGGAAGACAGTATGAACTACGCGGATAGCGTCCATCAGGTGCTGGTGCGCAAGATTAACAAGGCCGAACAGGATCTGATGCAACTCAAACTGGATTATTGCCGTTTCATATTCGGCTTGACCCATCGCAGTTTGGTCAACGTCCGGGGCAAGGTCTGGCAGGTGCAGTCCGTCGATGTCGATAGCATGACCCGAGAGGATGATGGCGGCTTTTGCCGCCCAGTCGTCATGGGCGTTCTGGCGGGGGCTCCGGCAGGAACCAATCCGGTTGCGTTGGGCAATCAGTGGGTCATCGTCACCGAAAGGCCAGAGCGGCGTTCGACGAATTAATCACAAACGGCTTCCCCGACCCTCGACAACACGGCTCGCCCACCAAATGGCCCGCTAGATCAGCGCGTTGGCCGTCAAAGAAGCGTACAGCGACTGATTATCCGGCACGAATCGATGCGCCTGCCAGTGTTCAGCGCCTTCAAGGCCGTTACGGTAACAATGCAGCGTGCTGCTGCTTTCGGTCAGGGTCGCCAGAATCTGGTGAACCGACATGTTCCCCAAGTCCAGCGCGTGCTGAATCACTTTAACGGCCGAATCCGTGATTTTCTCCCGATCTTGGCCTGCGCTAAACGTAAGCCCGTAAGCGGCGCCATAGAAATAAGCCGCCGCCAGCACCTTGAGCGAGCGGTCGGCCCCCTGCAGTTCCAGCCCATGACGGCGTGCATCTGTCTGCTGGAGGCTGGCGAGAATATGCAGTTGAGTGACGATATCGGCGGGATGAAGGCGGCTATGGCGAGTTGCAACACGTTGGTAGGCGTCGCGGGTGGCCGCTGCAGCCTCAAGTGACCCATGAACGCCGGAGGGCGGGCCCACTGGAATCCGGGGCGCGGCCGTCACTTGGTGAAAGCGGGACAGCGTGGCGATCCGGTAGGCTAATATACCCAGCAGCACAGCCAGACCGATTTCAACTGCTCCCACGATGAATCCCGTCATAGGTGTCCCTGATCGATTCGGTATTTCAGAAAGCGCGCACGCGGTACCAATACCCGGTCACAAAATGTTAGCGCTTAAAAACGGGACAGTTCGTGAAGGAGCGCAAGGATTGCACATCAATAATCCTCGCAGGTTTGCGACACCTTAAGTTTCAGCCCCGCCCGGACACGGCGGGAAATCATATCGATCACGATGTTCAGCAGTGCCGTTATCAGAATCAGGATCATGGCGCGGTCAAACTGGATGTTCTGGATCGCGCTGTCGACGTAGAAGCCGAGGGTATAGATTCCAAGAATGCCGAGAATGGCGGTTTCCCGCATGATGATTTCCCAGCGATAGAAAAGGAACGCCAGAAAGGGACTATAAAGCCGGGGCACCAGTTCGTAGGTATAGCGGTTTACGCCTCGAGGCGCATCCGGGCGCAGTTCGATCTGACTGCTTCGCCGGCCAATCAGATAGCCGATGATGCCACCGTTATGCAGCGCCAAAGCAACCACCGCGGGCAGCATGGACGGCCCCCAGAGTTGCAGCAGGATATAGGCGAGCACGTATTCCGGTGTCGAGCGTGCGACTACCAGCAAGACATGGCCGACGGTGCGCCGTGTGGGACCGCCGAAATGCTGCGAAATCAACGGGAAAGCGATAAGCGTGACGATGCCGGTAAGCACTAGCGCAATCTGAGTCAGCACCAGTGTGTTCCAGATACCCGGCAACGCTTCATTCAGGGCCAGGTCAGATAGCCAGCTCAGGAGTCCAGACCAGCCCTCGTTGTTGCGAATGGGCGAGGGTACGATGTCCTGGGTAAAAAATCTGACGACATTCCCCCAAACGATGGGCAGGCCATCGCCGAGGAAGAAGGGCGCTGCTACCAGATAGGCAGGGATCAGCTTGGGTCTGGCCCACAGGCGCATGGTGGCGATCAATAGATAAAACAGCAGCAACAGGGCACCGACTTCCGAGTAAAAACCCTGAGCAAAGGAGGATTCGAGATAGTAGCCCAGCGTGGGCAGCCCGACAAAGCCCAGCACGGCGCTGGAACGTAGCCCGCATTCGAGACGGTACGAGGTGTAGGTCACCAGCTGCGGCAGTGCATCCGGAATCCGTGCATAAAGAAAGGCGGACAACGTCTGCGAACCGACCGGTAAAACCCGCTCCGGTGTGGGATCCACTTCGTCGAGGATTTCCGAATAGACCTTGGCAAAGATGCCGGCATAGGGTATAGCGATGGCAAGTACACCGGTTAACGGGTGAAAGCCAAAAAATTGCAAGAAAATCAGCGCCCAAAATAACTCGTGAATGGCACGGATAAAGGCAGAAAACATACGCACGATGCGCCAGCGGAAGGCCAGCGCCAGCAGGAACCCGGATACGCTGCCCAGGGCGACACCGGTGAAGGCGAAGGCCAGGGTTCGCAGCAGGGCGATGCCGATACCCTCCAGGGAGAGGAAATCCGGTGTGACGACGCCCAGGAACAGCGCGGCCAGATCCTTCCAGGGGTTGACGGTGGTGATCGCCAGATCTGCCGCAAACAGGCAAAGGACTGCGATGCCTATAAAACAGAGAGTGATTCGGACCGAGGGCGAGAAAAACATGCAGGCGCGTCTAATAAAGGGGCAAAAGATCAGCGGGCGACAGGCGCTGAGTGGGCTCGTCCAAGGCGATCTGGCCATCCTGGATACCGACGATCCGGTCGCAATAGCGCAACGCCAGGTCAATATCGTGCAACGCGATAACGCCTGTCGAATAGGCTTCGGACACAAGACCCATCACGACGTGAGCCATTGGGCCATCGAGTGCAGAGACGGGTTCGTCTGCTAATAGGATGGCGGCTTGCTGGTAGAGCGCCCGGGCCACGGCCGTACGTTGCTTCTGGCCGCCGGACAGAGCCTCTACCGGTTGGCGCAGTTTATCGGCCATGCCCAGGCGTTCCAGCAATGGGCGAATTTCTTCCAGTTCACGGCGACGCGGGGCGACCAGGTTGACCAGGTTATACCAGCGAGAATAGGACGCCAGTCGCCCCATGTAGACGTTATGGAAGACCGACAGGGTTTGCACCAGACCCTGTTCCTGCGGCACCAGCGCGGCCCGGTCTTTGACCTGATCGTATAGCAGGTTAAGCAGGGTGGACTTCCCGGCACCGCTGCGTCCTACCAGGGCGATATGCTCGCCCGGGCGGATATCCAGCGATATGGGGCCCAGAACCTGATGACCGCCATAGGCGGCCGTCAGGTTACGCAGGTGCACAGCATCCATTACTCGATGATTCCGATCTTCTCCGCGGTTTCGCGGATTGAGGTGTAATCATCGTTGCTGGCAGGAATAAAGGCTGAGCGCGGAAACGTTTTGAGCAGTTCCGGATCATCCATGTTGATCAACGCCTGCTGAACCTTGCTCTTGAATCCGTCACCGAAGCGCTCGTTGACATCGCCCCGAATCGTCCACTGGTAATCCTGGTAGGGCGGCGTCTCCCAGATGATGCTGACGGCGTCGGTGTCCACCGTGCCGGCTTCGACTTCGCTTTCCCATACAGCATAGTTCACCGCGCCGACTTCATAAGTGCCGGCTTCCACCAGGCGGATCGTACGGGAGTGGTTCCCACTGAAGCCGACCCGGCTGAAAACCTCTTCCGGCGCGGCATCGAAGGTTTCGCGAATATAGTACTCAGGCATTAGGCGGCCAGAGGTGGAACCCTTGGAGCCGAAGGTAAAGGTCTTGTCCTTAACGGCTTTGGGCAGCTCTTCGGACGACTCGATGCCGGCGCTCTTGTGGGCGATGAAGTATGTGACGAATTCCGTGTCCTCTTCGCCCTGAGCAATGGCTTCGGAGCCGGGAACCAGTGCGCGGGCTTGCACGCCGGACAGCCCGCCGAACCACGCCAATTGAACCTGGTTGTTGCGGAAAGCGGAAATAGCCGCTGCGTAGCTTTTGACCGGCACATAGCGAACGTCGACGTCGAGCTGTTCAGAAAGGTAATCCGCAACGCTCTGGAAACGTTCCTTCAGTTTGGTTTCGTCGGCATCTGGAATGGCGGTAAACACGAAGGTCTCCGCCATGACCGGCGAAGCCAGTGCCAATGAGAGCAGTAGGGCACGTTTAAGCTGTTTCAGCATTCGATAGCACTCCTTGTCTGTATTCCGGGTCTATAGCGCCCGGGTTTGTAGTTCCCCGTTCAGAGGTTACCCGATTTATCCCGGCCGACATATCCCGGCGTTGGTGGGGTAACAGCGTAAGCAAGGACGCCACCGGGAACGCCAGCTAGGTGTCTAGGCGAAGAGGAGGGCCGGGGTAATGGGGGATTCCGGGCGCCACGTATCATACGCAGTGCAGAGGGGAACGAGAACCAGGCGTTGCTTTAAGTCGCTTTATGCGAGGTAGGCGACCGTGACCCGTTGGGCCGCCCCCCGAAGGACGGCCCTGGGTCGATAGGGTCGATCAGGACAGCAATTTCTTGGCTTCAGTGGACCAGGTTTCATAGCCCTTCATATTGGAGAAGTCTTTCATTTTCTCTTTTTCTTCGGCTGTTGGGTTGGCAATCTGCTTGATCGACGTAATGCCCATTGCCTTCATCTTTGTAGCTGTTGCCGGACCGATGCCCTTGACCTTGGTTAGATCATTCTCGTTGACCGTCTTGGGTTTTGCCGCTGTTGTCGGGGCTTTCTGGGCTGCAGGTGTCTTGGTAGCAGGGGATTTGGTAGCAGGTGTCTTGGATGCTGGCTTCTTGGCGGCGGGCTTTTGCGTGGTGGCTTTTTTGGCCGTGCTTTTGGCGGTGCTCTTAGCGGAATCCGCCGATTTTGCCGCTTTCGTCGCAACAGACTTGGCTTTCGGAGGGGCGGCCTTGGATGCTGCGGTGCTTGCCTGCCGGGCCGTTTCTTTAGCTTCCTTCTCGATGTCTTTGCTTGCTAAGCCGACACGTTCAAAAATGGCGTGTTGAAGTTCGTGAAACTCTTTCATGCGACGATCAAGCTCTTCATTGAAGCGCTTGAGTTCCCGCTCACGCAGTTTCTCAACTTCCTCAAGCAGCTTCCGAATCGGCTCCTGAACCTGACTTTGCAAGGAGTCAAACTGCTTAAATGCATCGTTGATCAGCTTTTCCAGCTGGCTGGAGGTCTTATCGAACTCTTTGTTGACCTTCTTTACCAGTTTATCGACGCCTGCTTTTTCTTTCTTTGCCATGGTTCATTCCCCGTCTCTAGGTTATTCAAACTTGATGCAGCTGATGTCCAGCGTCATTACTAGGGCAGCGAATGACCTGGAAAAGACACCAGGAAAGCGGACAAAAAAGGCGGTACGACTTGAGGTTCCTTTTCCGAGTTCGGCATATCCATGCGTCTTGTTGGGTTTTGTTCCTTGCGTTCAGAGGTTCCTGAATCAGGCCATCTGTGTCGCTCCGGAGCCCGGTTGGCCACGTCGTGAGCGAAGGCTTTGCTTACGGCTAAGAACGTCTTGAATACGGCTCAACTTGCCACTCACGTCCGCCGAGGGAGGCCCTGAAAAATCAATGGAATAGAAGAAGTTGCTACAGTGTTTTTTTACTTCGACGACCAGGCCCTG
Coding sequences:
- a CDS encoding putative selenate ABC transporter substrate-binding protein gives rise to the protein MLKQLKRALLLSLALASPVMAETFVFTAIPDADETKLKERFQSVADYLSEQLDVDVRYVPVKSYAAAISAFRNNQVQLAWFGGLSGVQARALVPGSEAIAQGEEDTEFVTYFIAHKSAGIESSEELPKAVKDKTFTFGSKGSTSGRLMPEYYIRETFDAAPEEVFSRVGFSGNHSRTIRLVEAGTYEVGAVNYAVWESEVEAGTVDTDAVSIIWETPPYQDYQWTIRGDVNERFGDGFKSKVQQALINMDDPELLKTFPRSAFIPASNDDYTSIRETAEKIGIIE
- a CDS encoding PhnE/PtxC family ABC transporter permease encodes the protein MFFSPSVRITLCFIGIAVLCLFAADLAITTVNPWKDLAALFLGVVTPDFLSLEGIGIALLRTLAFAFTGVALGSVSGFLLALAFRWRIVRMFSAFIRAIHELFWALIFLQFFGFHPLTGVLAIAIPYAGIFAKVYSEILDEVDPTPERVLPVGSQTLSAFLYARIPDALPQLVTYTSYRLECGLRSSAVLGFVGLPTLGYYLESSFAQGFYSEVGALLLLFYLLIATMRLWARPKLIPAYLVAAPFFLGDGLPIVWGNVVRFFTQDIVPSPIRNNEGWSGLLSWLSDLALNEALPGIWNTLVLTQIALVLTGIVTLIAFPLISQHFGGPTRRTVGHVLLVVARSTPEYVLAYILLQLWGPSMLPAVVALALHNGGIIGYLIGRRSSQIELRPDAPRGVNRYTYELVPRLYSPFLAFLFYRWEIIMRETAILGILGIYTLGFYVDSAIQNIQFDRAMILILITALLNIVIDMISRRVRAGLKLKVSQTCEDY
- a CDS encoding helix-hairpin-helix domain-containing protein, giving the protein MAKKEKAGVDKLVKKVNKEFDKTSSQLEKLINDAFKQFDSLQSQVQEPIRKLLEEVEKLRERELKRFNEELDRRMKEFHELQHAIFERVGLASKDIEKEAKETARQASTAASKAAPPKAKSVATKAAKSADSAKSTAKSTAKKATTQKPAAKKPASKTPATKSPATKTPAAQKAPTTAAKPKTVNENDLTKVKGIGPATATKMKAMGITSIKQIANPTAEEKEKMKDFSNMKGYETWSTEAKKLLS
- a CDS encoding phosphonate ABC transporter ATP-binding protein codes for the protein MDAVHLRNLTAAYGGHQVLGPISLDIRPGEHIALVGRSGAGKSTLLNLLYDQVKDRAALVPQEQGLVQTLSVFHNVYMGRLASYSRWYNLVNLVAPRRRELEEIRPLLERLGMADKLRQPVEALSGGQKQRTAVARALYQQAAILLADEPVSALDGPMAHVVMGLVSEAYSTGVIALHDIDLALRYCDRIVGIQDGQIALDEPTQRLSPADLLPLY